A genomic segment from Necator americanus strain Aroian chromosome III, whole genome shotgun sequence encodes:
- a CDS encoding hypothetical protein (NECATOR_CHRIII.G11134.T1), whose translation MSVRTGPPPSASEGPPGSSAGGLDRSPVQGIKQAHTDMVAWLYKSHGAAADEQLKKVDAAGVKREHIAYGFIGLTSLYLLSGEEAMFVSNLITFLYPAAVSVDVIRSKKSGEAIGQLQYWVPFGFFALLDSTSFSLIPAYFLLRTAFLIFLFLPQTQGAQLIFNKVIEPIAKAVDGFTKKKA comes from the exons ATGAGCGTCAGAACAGGGCCACCGCCATCTGCGTCTGAAGGCCCACCGGGGTCATCTGCGGGTGGACTCGATCGCTCACCAGTCCAAGGAATAAAACAAGCACAT ACTGACATGGTTGCATGGCTTTATAAGTCACATGGTGCAGCTGCTGACGAACAACTAAAAAAGGTTGACGCAGCTGGAGTGAAGAGAGAACAT ATCGCATACGGCTTCATTGGGCTGACGAGCTTGTATCTACTGAGTGGAGAAGAGGCAATGTTTGTCTCTAATCTGATCACCTTTCTGTATCCAGCCGCAGTTAGCGTCGAC GTCATTCGTTCCAAAAAATCAGGTGAAGCCATTGGTCAGCTGCAGTACTGGGTACCGTTTGGCTTCTTTGCATTGCTGGACTCCACTTCTTTTAGTTTGATTCCCGCTTACTTCCTCTTAAGG ACTGCGTTCCTAATTTTCCTGTTCCTCCCTCAAACTCAAGGAGCCCAACTGATCTTTAATAAAGTAATCGAGCCAATAGCGAAAGCTGTCGACGGGTTCACAAAGAAGAAGGCCTAA